One window of Nymphaea colorata isolate Beijing-Zhang1983 chromosome 1, ASM883128v2, whole genome shotgun sequence genomic DNA carries:
- the LOC116248891 gene encoding uncharacterized protein LOC116248891, translated as MGNEMGNTNVSSMKVEEGKAEAHFQDNLSDNSLTDPVKKQIIVEDCIPPAGAEEIEEKQVISTVQDHPNAGDQLKHQLSHARDESLTTINESCDATIHHLLVEEKEARQVAGSVSMESGGSKAEHESITVLPEAIIIDGAEMPLSSSLEDKGVIYLNLEEAKCEKNVDHEKETIDTDDHPEREMISSPYVDIDAKDIKSLNQMGAQTSSIHQVDENIFQEKQGTAKSCDHEENIRSPSTQSESNEPEIVTCEPLVHLEDRKAKTLSKSNELPESSSQHSGDIKIEKHIQNMVLKIVEDRHGAELRECKHQSSPAHELHIEETGQGTSVNEDGLPQTDVPAVDTTAHEGKKEISEPMIVFLMLNEMTEPTLEDANATYFTPRSQSQPLEFLSDTEVDKPEEEFCGMSSSTVGIVPPSLIVCEIKKENGTTDGLEGNFSNVDPFSEKETGQIEVALQMRGDKTEMFSRDQDDKPEKERKEVVPPTPTISENKIEKENVDSCTDKQRDNSEKVNQTKDGDMKGDQLASESTVKHDRKKFLIIEDESEMEVSSPTEGAVNNGSETIKDDVLIEQAETTEAIKLKDEAVEMKSVSDLFGQPDHHNENSDATACTLDKCPHAETASVDIDKSRNGDSAKVSASEGSESGKLRSPLKIFFKTGTASRSIKEESQETSNTGDSLSCHLKEMSLPSSEGRAKQKTRSIFSSCMCCTAVIR; from the exons ATGGGTAATGAGATGGGTAACACCAATGTCTCAAGCATGAAAG TGGAGGAAGGGAAAGCCGAAGCTCACTTTCAGGATAATCTTTCAGACAATTCACTCACTGATCCTGTCAAGAAACAAATAATAGTTGAAGATTGTATCCCACCTGCAGGAGCTGAGGAAATTGAAGAGAAGCAAGTAATATCGACTGTTCAGGATCACCCAAATGCAGGTGATCAGCTCAAGCATCAGTTGTCTCATGCAAGAG ATGAATCATTAACAACTATCAATGAATCCTGTGACGCTACAATTCATCACCTTCTTgtggaggagaaagaagcaaGACAGGTGGCTGGATCTGTGTCAATGGAATCAGGAGGTTCAAAGGCTGAGCATGAATCTATTACAGTCCTTCCCGAAGCGATTATAATTGATGGGGCAGAAATGCCACTAAGTTCATCTCTGGAAGATAAAGGTGTCATCTACCTGAATTTGGAAGAAGCCAAATGTGAGAAAAATGTTGAtcatgaaaaggaaacaatTGACACAGATGACCATCCTGAGAGAGAGATGATATCAAGCCCATATGTAGATATTGATGCCAAGGATATCAAATCCTTGAACCAGATGGGAGCCCAAACTAGCAGCATCCATCAGGTGgatgaaaatattttccaagaaaaGCAAGGAACAGCCAAAAGCTGCGACCATGAAGAGAACATCAGATCTCCCTCTACTCAAAGTGAATCTAATGAACCTGAAATTGTTACATGTGAGCCGTTGGTCCATTTAGAAGACCGCAAGGCCAAAACACTATCGAAATCGAACGAGCTTCCTGAATCATCTAGCCAACACAGTGGTGATATAAAAATCGAAAAGCATATCCAAAACATGGTCTTAAAAATAGTGGAGGATAGACATGGGGCTGAATTGAGAGAATGCAAACACCAATCAAGTCCAGCCCACGAATTGCATATAGAAGAAACAGGGCAGGGAACATCTGTAAATGAAGATGGTCTTCCACAAACTGATGTTCCAGCTGTTGATACAACTGCTCATGAGGGTAAAAAGGAAATCTCTGAACCCATGATTGTCTTTCTGATGCTCAATGAAATGACTGAGCCAACACTAGAAGATGCCAATGCAACTTATTTTACACCTAGGAGCCAATCTCAGCCTCTGGAATTTTTATCTGATACTGAAGTGGATAAACCAGAAGAGGAGTTCTGTGGAATGAGTTCGTCCACTGTAGGAATAGTTCCACCATCTCTTATTGTTTGTgagataaaaaaggaaaatggaacaACCGATGGATTAGAAGGAAACTTTTCAAACGTAGACCCGTTTTCAGAGAAAGAAACAGGTCAAATAGAGGTCGCACTTCAAATGAGGGGAGATAAGACTGAAATGTTTTCTAGGGACCAAGACGATAAACCAGAGAAAGAGCGTAAGGAGGTCGTGCCACCAACCCCTACAATCTCTgagaacaaaattgaaaaggaaaacgtGGACTCCTGTACAGATAAACAAAGAGATAATTCTGAGAAGGTGAATCAAACGAAGGATGGTGACATGAAAGGAGACCAACTAGCAAGCGAGTCCACAGTGAAGCACGACAGGAAGAAGTTTCTGATTATAGAAGATGAATCCGAGATGGAGGTTAGTAGTCCAACTGAAGGTGCAGTAAACAATGGCAGTGAAACAATCAAAGATGATGTCCTAATTGAGCAAGCCGAGACAACAGAGGCCATTAAACTGAAGGACGAAGCCGTGGAAATGAAATCAGTATCTGATTTGTTTGGCCAACCTGACCACCACAACGAAAACAGTGACGCCACAGCTTGCACACTTGACAAATGTCCACATGCTGAAACTGCATCCGTAGACATTGATAAGTCACGGAACGGTGATTCTGCAAAAGTTTCAGCGTCCGAGGGAAGTGAGTCAGGTAAGCTCAGAAGTCCACTTAAGATCTTTTTCAAGACAGGCACAGCGTCTCGTTCCATCAAAGAGGAAAGCCAGGAGACCAGCAACACTGGTGATTCACTGAGCTGCCATCTTAAGGAAATGAGTCTGCCGTCATCAGAAGGGAGAGCAAAACAAAAGACAAGGTCAATATTCAGCAGCTGCATGTGTTGCACCGCAGTGATCCGCTAA